A stretch of DNA from Methanolinea mesophila:
GATGCCCGGCGAATGTCCCGGGATGTCCGGGGTCGTTTCAATCCGGATCGCGGTGTATATAGGGGTACAAGCCCCTATTCCTTGACCGGTGATTATTTTGGGAGAACCGACCGCTGCAGCAAGGGGAGAGGTGGTGGAAAAGGTCCTCGGCCCTGTCCACACCGCAGTCCAGTACGCCCTCGTGGCATTCCTGTCATACGTTGCCGCTTCTAACGTGACCATAGCCATGGAGGGTACGGCCGATCTTGCCCTTATCGGGTCGCTCTGGGCAATGATATCCGGGATCGTGGTCATGCAGGAGACCCGGAAGACCACGCTCGACAGTGCCTGGCTCCGTATCCTCGGGTCACTGGCAGGAGCGATAATCAGCGCGATATATCTTGTATTTCTCCCTTTCAGCCCGTTGGGGATGGCGATCCTGATCGGAGTGACCGTACTCATCTGCCAGGGCATCGGAATTCCCGGTCACGCCCGCCTCGCCGCACTGACCGTGGGGGTAGTGATGGTGGTATCGGGCATGAACCCTGAGATCAGCCCTCTTGTGAACGCCGCCACGCGGTTCATCGAGGTGATCATCGGGAGTGTCGTTGCGGTGGCAGTGGTCTGGATATGGCCGTACGTGACCCGGCCGACCGGCTCTTCGGGGGCAGGACGGCAGTCGTAACAGAGTGTATGCGATGGCATAGGACCGCATTCCGGTCATTCGCGAATATCTGGTGAGAATGTTTTGTTGAATTCCCGAGCGTTCGCAGTCAAGGCAGACTCACGGTGAATTTTTTTGAAATACCCTGCCAGTTTTTTTTAAAAAAAGTCAAATTATTTTACACGGGATGACACTCCCCAAGAACGTCAATAAGCAGGAATGTCAAACAAAAACGGGAAAAATTAAAAAAACGGCCCGCATCTGCATTTTTTATTTGACAGCCCGGGACCGCTCCCGGATGAAAAGAAAAGCTTGATACCGTCATATTCAAGAGTACGACCGAGCTTAAGAGCATCACATCCAGGGGGTACCACCATACGATTCTGCAATATTCTCCGTATTTTCTTCCCCTGTGTATCGCCACCGCAGTCCTTGCGGTCCTTACAGTAATTGCCTGGCAGTACCGCCACCTGAAGGAAGGCCGGGCGGTCATCCTCTACCTTGGCGCTGCGACCCTCTGGGCCGGAGCATATGCCGGGGAGGTAGCGAGCCCGGAGTTCGCCCTGAATTATCTCTTTGTGGTGCTCGCCTACATCGGAGTGGTGACGGTCCCGGTGGCGTGGTTCATGTTTGTGCTGGTGTATACCGGGAAAGGAAAGCGGGTAAACACCTCCACGGTGATCGCCCTGTTCGTAGTCCCCCTCCTCACTCTGACCCTCGTGGTCACCAACCAGTACCACCACCTCTTTTACTCGTCGGCAACCGCGGTGGTCACCACTTCGGGAATAACGTGGGTCTATTCGTACGGGCCGCTTTTTCTCATCCATGCCCTGTATTCGTACGGCCTGATCGTAGCGGGGATCGCCCTCCTTGCGAGCCGTTACCCCGGATCGCCCGCCCTCTTCCGCCTCCAGATTGTCCTGCTGATCATCGCGGTAGGCGTTCCCTTCCTGGCGAACCTGTTGAGGGTCTTCAAGGCGGGACCTGTTACCGGGTTCGACACAACACCGGTGATATTCATTCTTACCGGGGTGATTCTCATCACCGCCATCACCCGGTTACGACTCTTTTCCCTCTCGCCCGTCGCCTACTCCTATCTGTTCAACCACATGACCGACGGGGTGTTCGTCACCAACGAGCAGGACCTGGTGGTGAATATCAATCCCGCCGCGGCGGGGATGCTCGGGATCCAGACTAAAGATGCTATCGGTCGCTCCGTCCAGGACCTGATCCCCGGGCTGTCACACGAGTTTCTCGGGTGCAAGGCGGAGATCCGGACGGAATGTGAGATTGCGCTTCCCAGGAAGGAGTCGGGGGAGCTCTACGAGGTGAGCTGCATGCCGCTCAGCCCCGGCCGCGAGATCACGAGCGGTCGCCTTGTGATCCTCCATAACATCAATGCAAGGCACCGGGCGCAGACCGCGTTGCTGATGGCGAACCAGAAACTGAACCTGCTCAACGATGTTACGCGACACGATATGCTCAATACGCTCACCGCCCTGCTCATGAACCTCGAATATGCGAGGACCCTTGAGGGGGACAAGAAAATATCGGGAATCCTCACCGATGCAGAGAAGTCGGCCAGGATCCTGCAGGAGCAGGTGGAGTTCACCAGGGATTACCAGGACATGGGGGTCCGTGAGCCGGCGTGGCAGGACCTCGGAGAAGCCCTCAGGAGGGCATTGGCCGGGATTTCTCCCGGCAGCGTGAGAATAGAGTCCGGGGTGAACGGGGTGTTCATCTATGCCGACCCGCTGCTCGAGAAGGTGCTCCACAACCTCGTCGAGAACGCCCTCAAATACGGTGAGCGCCTCACCTTCGTCAGGGTGCGGTACTCGACGGGCCCCGAAGGGCTGACCTGGTATGTAGAAGACGACGGGGTGGGGATCTCCCCGGACCTGAAAGAGACCATCTTCCGCAGAGGATTCGGAAGAGGATCCGGTCTCGGTCTCTTCCTCGCACGCGAGATCCTCTCCATCACCGGGATGCAAATCAGGGAGACCGGGACCTTCGGGAAGGGAGCACGGTTCGAGATCGCGGTGCCAGAAGGATCGTTTCGGATCGCCGGTATTTCTGAATAAGACCGGAATGCCGGCCTTGCAGAGATGGGGCACCCTATGACCTGGCGATTCGAAATCCTGTGTATCGGTCGTGGAAAATTACAGGTTCTTCTGGAAGACCAGAGTCTCCCGGCCGCAGGTGGAGTTGGCGATCACCGCGAGCGTGCCGGACCTCTCCGCCCCGGATACTGTCATCATCGCGCCTACCCGGGGTTCCAGGACTCCCACCGGTTCACCGTCCACCAGGACTTCCAGGGTTCCGGTGATCGCGAGGTCCCCTCCCTGCACAATGAGGTCGATATTCCCTCCGGGTCGTGGCACCGCAAGTACTTGAATGTTCCGCACCTCACACGGCGGCGGGGCCACGGTCACCACGATTCCCGGGCTGGCCGGGAGGTACCCTCCCCCGCCGGTCCCGGGGAAGGATCCGGTGAAGATCCCGAATCCCGCGACGATGATCACCAGGACCCCCACACCGGCGAGGAAACGGGTAAGCGGCCGATGCCGCTTCAGGAGCGGTGCACCGCACTGGGGGCACTGCCCCTGCCACTCCCCGTATTCCCATCCGCATTCCCGGCACCGTACCATATAATGTACTCCGGAGTATTCTTTTGGATATATTCTTTTTGGCCCATTATTAGGCGTATTCTCCCCGGGAAGTCCTGATTATTCTTCAAAATAAAAAAAGGAAAGTATAAATGGGGAATTTCAGGATAGGTCCTGCTAAAAAATCGATATCTATTTCATGTTTCCCTCCCCCCTTCCGGGAACGGGTGAGGAGCCCATGAGGGTAAGGAAGAGGAGGATAATTCCGGTATTTGTAACGGTCATTCTGATAGTGGTGTGCATCGCTCCCACGCTCTGCAGCGCGGGACCTGCCGGGGCAGCAGTCCAGGTACCCGACCCGGGAGCCGGTCAGGCGCTCGTGGGGTGGGAGTCCCGGGATATCGACGGGACCGGGGAATACGGATATTCATTCTCGCTTGCGGTCGATACACACGGTACGCCTCATATTGCTTCAACAGAGTCAAGGAGCGAATTCAGCAGCAGCCTGGTCTATTTCACCCGGGATCTCGGAGGATGGAAGAAAGAGGTGGTGGATGACCAGTCGGCTGTGTTGAGCACACCACAAATCACCACGGATCCGTTCGGCCAGCCGCACATCATTTATGGGTACCTGATAAACGGTGTCACGGCAGATTATGCGTTGAAATACGCCCATAAAGACCGGTTCGGCTGGCATATCGAGAACCTTACCGATACAATCGGGCAGACCTACGGGGACGCGTCCATCGCGGTAAACATCCAGGGGGCTCCCCGGATAGTGTATTCGTCGTTCCCTGAAGGAAGTTTGATGTATGCCTCAAAAGACGGTAATACCTGGCATACGGAGCAGATCGACCCTGACGACTCTTCATGGCCGATATTGCAGCTCGATCGGAACGGGGAGCCAAGAGTGCTCTACACCTATCTTCCCACGTACTACAGCCGGGAGAAACGGTACGCCTCGCGAAACCAGGGAGAATGGGGGATTGAGGTGATCGACCAGAACTATTCGGGACGGTTCTCAGGGTTCGTCCTCGATCTCCTGGGTACCCCGCATATCGCGTTTTATAGAGTCATCCCCGGTAATTACTACGAAGAAGTGGTGTATTTCACCCGGGGTCGGGCCGG
This window harbors:
- a CDS encoding FUSC family protein produces the protein MGEPTAAARGEVVEKVLGPVHTAVQYALVAFLSYVAASNVTIAMEGTADLALIGSLWAMISGIVVMQETRKTTLDSAWLRILGSLAGAIISAIYLVFLPFSPLGMAILIGVTVLICQGIGIPGHARLAALTVGVVMVVSGMNPEISPLVNAATRFIEVIIGSVVAVAVVWIWPYVTRPTGSSGAGRQS
- a CDS encoding histidine kinase N-terminal 7TM domain-containing protein, whose amino-acid sequence is MATAVLAVLTVIAWQYRHLKEGRAVILYLGAATLWAGAYAGEVASPEFALNYLFVVLAYIGVVTVPVAWFMFVLVYTGKGKRVNTSTVIALFVVPLLTLTLVVTNQYHHLFYSSATAVVTTSGITWVYSYGPLFLIHALYSYGLIVAGIALLASRYPGSPALFRLQIVLLIIAVGVPFLANLLRVFKAGPVTGFDTTPVIFILTGVILITAITRLRLFSLSPVAYSYLFNHMTDGVFVTNEQDLVVNINPAAAGMLGIQTKDAIGRSVQDLIPGLSHEFLGCKAEIRTECEIALPRKESGELYEVSCMPLSPGREITSGRLVILHNINARHRAQTALLMANQKLNLLNDVTRHDMLNTLTALLMNLEYARTLEGDKKISGILTDAEKSARILQEQVEFTRDYQDMGVREPAWQDLGEALRRALAGISPGSVRIESGVNGVFIYADPLLEKVLHNLVENALKYGERLTFVRVRYSTGPEGLTWYVEDDGVGISPDLKETIFRRGFGRGSGLGLFLAREILSITGMQIRETGTFGKGARFEIAVPEGSFRIAGISE